A part of Uloborus diversus isolate 005 chromosome 6, Udiv.v.3.1, whole genome shotgun sequence genomic DNA contains:
- the LOC129223946 gene encoding alpha-methylacyl-CoA racemase-like isoform X2 — protein sequence MNADVLLEPFRPGVMEKFEMGPTELCKKNPRLIYARLTGFGQNGPFSKMAGHDINYIAISGVLSTLGRSSDTPYHPINLLGDFAGGGLMCALGICLALLERQNSGKGQIIDANMVEGAAYVSSWLWTTRKPDFPVPLWVNSRGKNILDGGYHFYRTYKTKDDKYMAVGALEPQFYSALIKGLKLDEAEYSQFSDPEICQKKFAEIFASKTQAEWCEIFNYTDACVTPVVPLENAQDHEHNSANKSFVNDGNAHFPISAPRLSRTPGQIDLKEPLVGEHTIEILQEEGFKESEIEALLKEEVVYSTIKSSL from the exons GTGttatggaaaaatttgaaatggggCCAACTGAGTTATGTAAGAAGAATCCTCGTTTAATTTATGCAAGATTGACAGGATTTGGCCAAAATGGTCCCTTTTCTAAGATGGCTGGACATGATATCAATTACATTGCAATATCAG gggTGCTTTCTACATTAGGTAGAAGTAGTGATACACCATACCATCCAATAAATTTACTGGGAGATTTTGCTGGAGGTGGTCTAATGTGTGCTTTAGGAATTTGTTTAGCTCTTTTAGAGAGACAAAACTCTGGAAAAGGGCAAATAATTGATGCTAACATG GTTGAAGGAGCAGCCTATGTTTCAAGCTGGTTATGGACAACTCGTAAGCCAGACTTTCCAGTTCCTCTATGGGTAAATAGcaggggtaaaaatattttagatggaGGTTATCATTTTTATCGGACGTACAAAACAAAAGATGATAAATACATGGCTGTTGGAGCTCTTGAGCCCCAATTTTACTCAGCATTAATAAAAg GGTTGAAATTAGATGAGGCAGAGTATTCACAATTTTCCGATCCAGAAATTTGTCagaaaaaatttgctgaaatttttgcatcaaaaaccCAAGCAGAATGGTGTGAAATATTCAACTACACTGATGCCTGCGTAACACCAGTTGTGCCTTTGGAAAATGCTCAGGATCATGAACATAATTCTGCAAATAAATCATTTGTAAATGATGGAAATGCTCATTTCCCTATTAGTGCTCCGAGATTGTCTAGAACACCTGGGCAAATAGACTTAAAAGAACCTTTGGTTGGAGAACACACTATAGAAATCCTTCAAGAAGAAGGTTTTAAAGAAAGTGAAATAGAAGCTTTACTTAAAGAAGAAGTCGTATATTCTACAATAAAATCATCACTTTAA